The Candidatus Thermoplasmatota archaeon genome has a segment encoding these proteins:
- a CDS encoding carbon-nitrogen hydrolase family protein → MGSFRAALHQFAPAIADKKANLAAFERAVRRTRADLHVFPELSLTGYFARDLLRTLAEPLDGPSVQRVRAIARRSGAHVLFGMPRASEIRGVVHNAAVLVAPDGETWHYDKIHLPTFSVFEEGLYFGPGRETVVAKTGLGRLGLCICYDLFFPEVTKTLALSGADVLACISASPNISRRYFEAVLPARAVETTSWLLFCNIAGMQDQVDFWGGSRVHGPRGDERAKAPLFEAADVTETVDLAELDVARNRRPVLRDTRRDLFGSLPAPSSLPKRAARRSRARRAR, encoded by the coding sequence ATGGGCTCGTTCCGCGCCGCCCTCCACCAGTTCGCGCCCGCCATCGCGGACAAGAAGGCGAACCTCGCCGCCTTCGAGCGCGCGGTCCGCCGGACGCGGGCCGACCTCCACGTCTTCCCCGAGCTCTCGCTCACGGGCTACTTCGCGCGCGACCTCCTGCGCACGCTTGCCGAGCCTCTCGACGGTCCGTCCGTGCAACGGGTCCGAGCGATCGCGCGGCGATCCGGCGCGCACGTCCTCTTCGGCATGCCGCGCGCCTCGGAGATCCGCGGCGTCGTCCACAACGCGGCCGTGCTCGTGGCGCCCGACGGAGAGACGTGGCACTACGACAAGATCCACCTCCCGACGTTCAGCGTCTTCGAGGAGGGCCTGTACTTCGGCCCGGGCCGCGAAACCGTTGTGGCCAAGACCGGTCTCGGGCGGCTGGGCCTTTGCATCTGCTACGACCTCTTCTTCCCGGAGGTCACAAAGACGCTCGCGCTCTCCGGCGCCGACGTGCTCGCGTGCATCTCCGCCTCGCCCAACATCTCGCGCCGCTACTTCGAGGCGGTGCTCCCCGCCCGCGCCGTCGAGACGACCTCGTGGCTTCTCTTCTGCAACATCGCCGGCATGCAGGACCAGGTCGACTTCTGGGGCGGCTCGCGCGTGCACGGGCCCCGCGGCGACGAGCGCGCGAAGGCGCCGTTGTTCGAAGCGGCCGACGTGACCGAGACGGTCGACCTTGCCGAGCTCGACGTCGCGCGCAACCGGCGTCCGGTCCTTCGGGACACCCGGCGCGACCTCTTCGGATCGCTGCCGGCGCCCTCGTCGCTTCCCAAGCGCGCGGCGCGGCGGTCGCGCGCGCGGCGGGCGCGGTAG
- a CDS encoding NAD+ synthase produces MPRAPAPSDFDAAEARRTIVSFVAGRLREARAKGIVLGVSGGIDSALVAALCAEAVGPRRVLGLLLPAADSHPRDARDARLVVDRLGIRSESVSIEGVLAAAREACGHRLNDRARANLKARARMLLLYQHANALSFVVAGTGNKSEILTGYFTKFGDGAGDLHPIGDLYKTQVRGLARAMDLPKPVLAKPPTAGLWAGQTDEKEMGIRYAELDAVLACIEDGLSREQARARTGLSAAKVDKVHRMVEQSQHKRAGLIVPKIGFRTPGLDWRVPPSRGA; encoded by the coding sequence ATGCCCCGCGCGCCGGCGCCTTCCGACTTCGACGCGGCCGAGGCGCGGCGCACGATCGTCTCGTTCGTGGCCGGCCGCCTGCGGGAGGCCCGGGCGAAGGGAATCGTTCTTGGCGTGTCGGGCGGCATCGACTCGGCGCTCGTGGCCGCCTTGTGCGCCGAGGCCGTCGGCCCGCGGCGCGTGCTCGGGCTTCTCCTTCCGGCGGCCGATTCGCATCCGCGCGACGCGCGCGACGCGCGGCTCGTGGTCGATCGCCTGGGCATCCGGTCCGAGAGCGTCTCCATCGAGGGCGTGCTCGCCGCCGCTCGCGAGGCCTGCGGGCACCGCTTGAACGACCGCGCGCGGGCGAACCTCAAGGCGCGCGCCCGGATGCTGCTTCTCTACCAGCACGCAAACGCTCTCTCGTTTGTCGTCGCCGGCACGGGCAACAAGAGCGAGATCCTCACGGGTTACTTCACGAAGTTCGGCGACGGCGCGGGCGACCTGCATCCCATCGGCGATCTCTACAAGACGCAGGTGCGCGGGCTCGCGCGCGCGATGGACCTTCCAAAGCCGGTCCTCGCGAAGCCGCCCACGGCCGGATTGTGGGCCGGGCAGACCGACGAGAAGGAGATGGGAATCCGCTACGCCGAGCTCGACGCCGTCCTCGCGTGCATCGAGGACGGGCTCTCGCGGGAGCAGGCGCGCGCGCGGACCGGATTGTCGGCGGCAAAGGTGGACAAGGTGCACCGCATGGTGGAGCAAAGCCAGCACAAGCGCGCGGGCTTGATCGTGCCCAAGATCGGCTTTCGCACGCCGGGGCTCGACTGGCGCGTGCCGCCTTCCCGGGGGGCGTAG